A genomic region of Pseudomonas sp. RSB 5.4 contains the following coding sequences:
- the guaA gene encoding glutamine-hydrolyzing GMP synthase: protein MALDIHAHRILILDFGSQYTQLIARRVREIGVYCELHPFDMDEEAIREFAPKGVILAGGPESVHEANSPRCPQAVFDLGVPVFGICYGMQTMAEQLGGKVEGSELREFGYARVDVVGKSRLLDGIEDHIDADGLFGLDVWMSHGDKVTKMPEDFHILASTPSCPIAGMFNDERAYYGVQFHPEVTHTKQGGRILSRFVLDICGCEALWTPSKIAEDAIANIRAQVGTDNVLLGLSGGVDSSVVAALLHKAIGDQLTCVFVDNGLLRLHEGEQVMAMFAENMGVKVIRANAEEQFLNNLAGEADPEKKRKIIGRTFIDVFDAESCKLDNIKYLAQGTIYPDVIESAGAKSGKAHVIKSHHNVGGLPEEMNLKLVEPLRELFKDEVRRLGLELGLPYDMVYRHPFPGPGLGVRILGEVKKEYADLLRRADHIFIEELRKADWYHKVSQAFVVFQPVKSVGVVGDGRRYAWVVALRAVETIDFMTARWAHLPYELLETVSGRIINEIEGISRVTYDVSSKPPATIEWE from the coding sequence ATGGCCCTCGACATTCACGCTCACCGCATCCTGATCCTCGACTTCGGTTCGCAATACACCCAACTGATTGCCCGCCGCGTGCGCGAGATCGGTGTGTACTGCGAGCTGCACCCGTTCGACATGGACGAAGAGGCGATCCGCGAATTCGCGCCTAAAGGCGTCATTCTCGCCGGCGGCCCCGAGTCCGTACACGAAGCCAACAGCCCGCGCTGCCCGCAAGCGGTGTTTGACCTGGGCGTGCCGGTTTTCGGTATCTGCTACGGCATGCAGACCATGGCCGAGCAACTGGGCGGCAAGGTTGAAGGTTCCGAGCTGCGTGAGTTCGGTTACGCCCGCGTTGACGTGGTCGGCAAGAGCCGCCTGCTCGACGGCATCGAAGACCACATCGACGCCGACGGCCTGTTCGGTCTCGACGTGTGGATGAGCCACGGTGACAAGGTCACCAAGATGCCGGAAGACTTCCACATCCTCGCCAGCACCCCAAGCTGCCCGATCGCCGGCATGTTCAACGACGAACGCGCTTACTACGGCGTGCAGTTCCACCCGGAAGTGACCCACACCAAGCAGGGCGGTCGCATCCTTTCGCGCTTCGTGCTCGACATCTGCGGCTGTGAAGCCCTGTGGACTCCGTCGAAGATCGCTGAAGACGCCATCGCCAACATCCGCGCACAGGTCGGCACCGACAACGTGCTGCTGGGTCTGTCCGGCGGCGTTGACTCCTCGGTGGTTGCGGCGCTGCTGCACAAGGCCATTGGCGATCAACTGACCTGCGTCTTCGTCGACAACGGTCTGCTGCGTCTGCACGAAGGTGAGCAAGTGATGGCCATGTTCGCCGAGAACATGGGCGTCAAGGTGATCCGCGCCAACGCGGAAGAGCAGTTCCTGAACAACCTGGCCGGCGAAGCCGACCCGGAGAAGAAGCGCAAGATCATCGGCCGTACCTTCATCGACGTGTTCGATGCCGAATCCTGCAAGCTGGACAACATCAAGTACCTGGCGCAAGGCACCATCTACCCGGACGTGATCGAGTCGGCTGGCGCGAAAAGCGGCAAGGCGCACGTGATCAAGTCGCACCACAACGTGGGCGGCCTGCCGGAAGAAATGAACCTGAAACTGGTCGAGCCACTGCGCGAACTGTTCAAGGACGAAGTCCGTCGTCTGGGTCTGGAACTGGGCCTGCCGTACGACATGGTCTACCGTCACCCGTTCCCGGGCCCGGGTCTGGGCGTACGCATCCTCGGCGAAGTGAAGAAGGAATACGCCGACCTGCTGCGTCGTGCCGACCACATCTTCATCGAAGAACTGCGCAAAGCCGACTGGTACCACAAGGTCAGCCAGGCCTTCGTGGTGTTCCAGCCAGTGAAATCGGTTGGCGTGGTCGGCGACGGCCGTCGTTACGCCTGGGTCGTGGCCCTGCGTGCCGTGGAAACCATCGACTTCATGACCGCACGTTGGGCGCACCTGCCTTACGAACTGCTGGAAACCGTATCCGGCCGCATCATCAATGAAATCGAGGGCATCTCCCGCGTCACCTACGACGTGTCGAGCAAGCCGCCAGCGACGATTGAGTGGGAATAA
- a CDS encoding peptidoglycan DD-metalloendopeptidase family protein — MPRFFAPLLLLCLTTFNAHADSYITRLLNKPVPGGVAVVDLGSATQAPKATYQGKPVLVVKEQNNWLAIVGVPLTVKPGSQQISSGGRNLPFTVGNKKYPEQHITLKNTQQVNPNPANLKRIEGELAEQIKAYRSFSPNTPSNLLLDKPVNGPLSSKFGVRRFFNGEERNPHAGLDFAVPAGTPIKTPAAGKVILTGNYFFNGNTVFVDHGQGFISMFCHMSKIDVKVGDQLARGAVVGKVGSTGRATGPHMHWNISLNDARVDPAIFIGAFQP, encoded by the coding sequence ATGCCGCGTTTTTTCGCTCCGTTATTGTTGCTGTGCCTGACCACCTTCAATGCCCACGCCGACAGCTACATCACTCGCCTGTTGAACAAACCGGTGCCGGGCGGCGTGGCCGTGGTTGATCTGGGCAGCGCCACTCAGGCGCCTAAAGCCACCTATCAGGGCAAACCGGTGCTGGTGGTGAAAGAACAGAACAACTGGCTGGCGATTGTCGGTGTGCCGCTGACGGTCAAACCCGGCAGTCAGCAGATCAGCAGCGGCGGACGTAATCTGCCGTTCACCGTCGGCAACAAGAAATACCCGGAACAGCACATCACCCTGAAGAATACTCAGCAGGTCAATCCGAACCCGGCCAACCTCAAGCGCATCGAGGGCGAACTGGCCGAGCAGATCAAGGCTTATCGCAGCTTCAGCCCGAACACCCCGAGCAACCTGCTGCTGGACAAACCGGTTAACGGGCCGCTGTCGAGCAAGTTCGGTGTGCGCCGCTTCTTCAATGGCGAAGAGCGCAACCCACACGCCGGCCTCGACTTTGCGGTGCCGGCCGGTACGCCGATCAAAACCCCGGCGGCGGGCAAAGTGATTCTCACCGGCAACTACTTTTTCAACGGCAACACAGTGTTTGTCGATCACGGCCAGGGCTTTATCAGCATGTTCTGCCACATGTCGAAAATCGACGTGAAGGTCGGCGATCAACTGGCCCGTGGCGCGGTGGTGGGCAAAGTCGGCTCGACCGGCCGGGCGACCGGGCCGCACATGCACTGGAACATCAGCCTGAACGATGCGCGGGTGGATCCGGCGATTTTCATTGGTGCATTTCAGCCCTGA
- the leuA gene encoding 2-isopropylmalate synthase produces MSMLKDPSSKYRAFPVINLPDRTWPSKTIDAAPIWCSSDLRDGNQSLIEPMDAVKKLRFWKTLVQVGVKEIEASFPAASQTDFDFVRTLIEEGHIPDDTTIQVLTQGREDLIERTFESLRGAKKAIVHLYNATSPSFRRIVFNQDKDGIKAIAVNAAKLFVKYAAMQPDTEWTFEYSPETFSATELEFAKEVCDAVIEVWNPTPEHKMILNLPATVECATPNVYADQIEWFGRNINRRDSVIISLHTHNDRGTGVAATELGLMAGADRVEGCLFGNGERTGNVDLVTVALNMYTQGVDPELDFSDIDGVRKVVEECNQIQVHPRHPYVGDLVHTAFSGSHQDAIRKGFAQQKPDTLWEVPYLPIDPADIGRSYEAVIRVNSQSGKGGIAYLLEQEYGISLPRRMQIEFSQVVQRETDRLGLEMTAKQIHSLLISEYLQANTPYALVSHRLQEENGNSAVEVEVASQGQGETNLHWRGKGNGALEALVAGLPIPVEIMDYNEHAIGAGTNAKAAAYIELRVNGERAVHGVGIDENITTASFKALFSALNRSLSQPEAKAA; encoded by the coding sequence ATGAGCATGCTCAAAGACCCGTCTTCGAAATACCGCGCGTTCCCCGTCATCAATCTGCCGGATCGCACCTGGCCGTCGAAAACCATCGACGCCGCGCCGATCTGGTGCAGCTCCGACCTGCGTGACGGTAACCAGTCGCTGATCGAGCCGATGGACGCGGTGAAGAAGCTGCGCTTCTGGAAAACCCTCGTGCAAGTCGGCGTGAAAGAAATCGAAGCCTCGTTCCCGGCCGCTTCGCAAACCGACTTCGACTTCGTGCGTACCCTGATCGAAGAAGGCCACATCCCGGACGACACCACCATTCAGGTGCTGACCCAGGGCCGTGAAGACTTGATCGAGCGCACTTTCGAATCCCTGCGCGGGGCGAAGAAAGCCATCGTTCACCTGTACAACGCCACCTCGCCTTCCTTCCGTCGCATCGTCTTCAACCAGGACAAGGACGGCATCAAGGCCATCGCGGTCAACGCCGCCAAGCTGTTCGTCAAGTACGCGGCGATGCAGCCGGACACCGAGTGGACTTTCGAATACTCCCCGGAAACCTTCAGCGCCACCGAGCTGGAGTTTGCCAAGGAAGTCTGTGACGCGGTGATCGAGGTCTGGAATCCGACGCCTGAGCACAAGATGATCCTCAACCTGCCGGCCACCGTTGAATGCGCGACGCCGAACGTCTACGCCGACCAGATCGAATGGTTCGGCCGCAACATCAATCGTCGTGACAGCGTGATCATCAGCCTGCACACCCACAACGACCGTGGCACCGGCGTCGCCGCCACCGAGCTGGGCCTGATGGCTGGCGCGGATCGCGTCGAAGGCTGCCTGTTCGGCAACGGCGAGCGTACCGGTAACGTTGACCTCGTCACTGTGGCCCTGAACATGTACACCCAGGGCGTCGACCCTGAACTGGACTTCTCCGACATCGACGGCGTGCGCAAAGTCGTCGAGGAGTGCAATCAGATCCAGGTGCACCCGCGCCACCCGTACGTCGGCGACCTGGTGCACACCGCATTCTCCGGCTCGCACCAGGACGCGATCCGCAAGGGCTTCGCCCAGCAGAAACCGGATACCCTGTGGGAAGTGCCGTACCTGCCGATCGACCCGGCCGACATCGGCCGCAGCTACGAGGCGGTGATTCGTGTGAACAGCCAGTCGGGCAAGGGCGGTATCGCCTACTTGCTGGAGCAGGAATACGGCATCAGCCTGCCGCGTCGCATGCAGATCGAGTTCAGCCAGGTCGTGCAGCGTGAAACCGATCGCCTCGGCCTGGAAATGACCGCCAAGCAGATCCACTCGCTGTTGATCAGCGAATACCTGCAAGCCAATACCCCGTACGCGCTGGTCAGCCATCGCCTGCAGGAAGAAAACGGCAACAGTGCCGTCGAAGTGGAAGTGGCGAGCCAGGGTCAGGGCGAAACCAACCTGCACTGGCGCGGCAAGGGCAACGGTGCGCTGGAAGCACTGGTGGCCGGCCTGCCGATTCCAGTGGAAATCATGGACTACAACGAACACGCGATCGGCGCGGGCACCAACGCCAAGGCCGCCGCGTATATCGAGCTGCGTGTGAATGGCGAGCGTGCGGTGCACGGCGTGGGTATCGATGAAAACATCACCACCGCCAGCTTCAAGGCGCTGTTCAGTGCGCTGAACCGCTCCCTGAGCCAGCCGGAAGCGAAAGCGGCCTAA
- a CDS encoding LysR substrate-binding domain-containing protein, producing the protein MLSTRQLRYFVEIAECGSFSAAAERLFIAQSALSRQIKDMEARLQTPLFERTARQPRLTAAGEAFLPRARNLLNELSKASAMATEVGNGQLGTVRLSHSSTVSISGHLLRRISTYLDQQHGVSLDIGKLSSEAQLEELAEGRLDIGLLRLPVLRQREGIQVVHLFTERLLLAVPSDHPLADSSAVELAQLKDEAFISIPHPQRGGLSYLCADLCMRQGFFPKAARVMSRKTTQLQLIQAGFGIALLPESMQDIAPSGVRFLPLSDADCQSTVALAYRQNPTPLVQHFINMFTKPCGSGLARESDVSVET; encoded by the coding sequence GTGCTTTCAACCCGTCAACTGCGCTATTTCGTGGAAATCGCCGAATGCGGCAGCTTCAGCGCCGCGGCTGAACGCTTGTTCATCGCGCAGTCGGCGCTGAGCCGGCAGATCAAGGACATGGAAGCGCGCCTGCAAACCCCGCTATTCGAACGCACCGCACGCCAGCCCCGACTCACGGCGGCAGGTGAGGCGTTTTTGCCGCGGGCCAGAAACCTGCTCAACGAGCTGAGCAAAGCCAGCGCGATGGCGACCGAAGTCGGTAACGGGCAATTGGGTACTGTGCGTCTGAGTCATTCCAGCACCGTGTCGATCAGCGGGCACTTATTACGTCGGATCAGCACTTATCTCGATCAGCAGCACGGCGTGTCGCTGGACATCGGCAAACTGTCCTCCGAGGCGCAGCTTGAGGAACTCGCCGAAGGACGTCTCGACATTGGTCTGTTGCGCCTGCCGGTGTTGCGTCAGCGTGAGGGCATTCAGGTTGTGCATCTGTTCACCGAGCGCCTGCTGTTGGCGGTACCGAGCGATCATCCGCTGGCCGATTCATCCGCTGTCGAACTGGCGCAACTGAAGGACGAAGCGTTCATCTCGATCCCGCATCCGCAGCGCGGCGGACTCAGTTATTTGTGCGCTGACCTGTGCATGCGTCAGGGCTTTTTCCCCAAAGCCGCGCGGGTGATGTCGCGCAAGACCACGCAGTTGCAGCTGATCCAGGCTGGATTCGGGATTGCCCTGCTGCCCGAGTCGATGCAGGACATCGCGCCCAGCGGCGTACGATTTCTACCGCTGAGTGATGCCGATTGCCAAAGCACCGTCGCCCTCGCCTATCGCCAGAATCCCACGCCACTGGTGCAACACTTCATCAATATGTTCACAAAACCCTGTGGGAGCGGGCTTGCTCGCGAAAGCGACGTGTCAGTCGAAACTTGA
- a CDS encoding sulfite exporter TauE/SafE family protein — translation MSVVGLLSEWTWGAGGWAVIGLGIALAYIVFGIAGFGTALVAGPILILFMPLSKIVPLLVLLDFVAAFGNLLPSRRDVAKPELLRLLPCMAVGCTLGVIFLLNLKSDLLLLLMGLFISAYAIYSLWVKARPTQLSAAWALPMGTVGGLFGALFGSGGFLYAIYLNSRLPKDAARATQSALISCSTVVRLSLFAIAGVYAELPLLMLALCLLPAMALGLWIGRRLTMRLSREAFVRLVTWLVLASGIALIGRYIISVA, via the coding sequence ATGAGCGTGGTGGGGTTGTTGAGCGAGTGGACGTGGGGCGCGGGCGGCTGGGCGGTGATCGGGCTGGGCATCGCACTGGCCTATATCGTCTTCGGGATTGCCGGATTCGGTACCGCACTGGTGGCGGGGCCGATTCTGATTCTGTTCATGCCGTTGTCGAAAATCGTGCCGCTGCTGGTGCTGCTGGATTTCGTCGCGGCGTTCGGCAATCTGCTGCCTTCGCGCCGGGACGTGGCGAAACCCGAGTTGTTGCGGCTGTTGCCGTGCATGGCGGTGGGATGCACGTTGGGGGTGATTTTCCTGCTTAACCTCAAATCCGATCTGTTGCTGCTGTTGATGGGGCTGTTCATCAGTGCTTACGCGATTTACAGCCTGTGGGTCAAAGCCCGACCGACGCAGCTGTCCGCCGCATGGGCGCTGCCGATGGGCACGGTGGGCGGGCTGTTTGGCGCGCTGTTTGGCAGCGGCGGCTTCTTATATGCGATCTATCTCAACAGCCGTTTGCCGAAAGATGCGGCGCGGGCCACGCAAAGTGCGCTGATCAGTTGCAGCACGGTGGTGCGTTTGAGCCTGTTCGCCATCGCCGGGGTGTATGCCGAGCTACCCTTGTTGATGCTGGCGCTGTGTCTGTTGCCGGCCATGGCGCTGGGGTTGTGGATCGGGCGGCGGTTGACCATGCGTCTGTCGCGCGAGGCGTTCGTGCGGCTGGTGACCTGGCTGGTGCTGGCGAGCGGGATTGCGTTGATCGGGCGCTACATTATTAGTGTGGCGTGA
- a CDS encoding pyridoxal phosphate-dependent aminotransferase, whose product MITSKLPNVGITIFTQMSQLAAQTGAINLSQGFPDFDGPQSLRDAVGRHIASGHNQYSPMTGLPALREQIAAKIARSYGVKVDADSEVTVTPGATQAIFCAIQAVIHSGDEVIVFDPCYDSYEPATQLAGGRCVHVQLNPNDFSIDFDQLAAALSPRTKMIVINTPHNPSGALISRAELDQLAELIRGRDIYLISDEVYEHLVFDGVPHVSVLAHEELYQRAFVVSSFGKTYHVTGWKTGYVVAPPALSAELRKVHQYVSFCGVTPLQYALADYMAEHPEHVEELPGFYQAKRDLFCDLLAPSRFTFTRVTGTYFQLVDYSQIRPDLNDVDMAIWMTREHGVASIPVSVFYQNPPEGQRLVRLCFAKREETLREAAAKLCVI is encoded by the coding sequence ATGATCACCAGTAAGCTGCCGAATGTCGGCATCACTATTTTCACGCAGATGTCTCAGCTCGCGGCGCAGACCGGAGCGATCAACCTGTCCCAGGGTTTTCCTGATTTCGACGGCCCACAATCCCTGCGTGACGCGGTCGGTCGGCATATCGCCAGCGGCCATAACCAGTATTCACCGATGACCGGTCTGCCGGCGCTGCGCGAGCAGATCGCGGCGAAGATCGCGCGCAGCTATGGCGTGAAAGTCGATGCCGATAGCGAAGTGACAGTGACCCCAGGCGCGACTCAGGCGATCTTCTGTGCGATTCAGGCGGTTATCCACAGCGGCGACGAAGTCATCGTGTTCGACCCGTGCTACGACAGCTATGAGCCGGCGACGCAGTTGGCGGGCGGCCGCTGCGTGCATGTGCAACTGAACCCGAACGATTTCTCCATCGATTTCGACCAGCTCGCCGCGGCACTCAGCCCGCGCACGAAAATGATCGTCATCAACACCCCGCACAACCCGAGCGGTGCACTGATCAGCCGTGCCGAACTGGATCAACTGGCGGAGTTGATCCGGGGTCGGGACATCTACCTGATCAGCGACGAAGTCTATGAACACCTGGTGTTCGACGGCGTGCCGCATGTCAGCGTGCTGGCCCACGAAGAGCTGTATCAGCGCGCCTTCGTGGTCAGCTCATTCGGCAAGACCTATCACGTCACCGGCTGGAAAACCGGCTACGTGGTCGCACCACCGGCGCTGTCCGCCGAGCTGCGCAAGGTGCACCAGTACGTCAGTTTCTGCGGGGTCACGCCGCTGCAGTACGCCCTGGCCGATTACATGGCCGAACATCCGGAGCACGTTGAAGAGCTGCCGGGTTTCTATCAGGCCAAGCGCGACTTGTTCTGCGATTTGCTGGCGCCGTCGCGCTTTACCTTCACCCGCGTCACCGGCACGTATTTCCAGTTGGTCGACTACTCGCAGATTCGCCCTGACCTGAACGACGTCGACATGGCGATCTGGATGACCCGCGAACATGGCGTGGCGAGCATTCCGGTGTCGGTGTTCTACCAGAATCCACCCGAAGGCCAGCGCCTGGTGCGCCTGTGCTTCGCCAAACGCGAGGAGACGCTGCGCGAGGCAGCGGCAAAACTATGCGTGATCTGA
- the xseA gene encoding exodeoxyribonuclease VII large subunit: MIKDPFARLGLDREVLTVSQLNGRARVLLEDVFSNIWVEGEISNLARPASGHVYFTLKDSGAQVRCALFRNNAARVRQALKDGLAVKVRGKVSLFEGRGDYQLILDTVEPAGDGALRLAFDALKEKLSAEGLFSAERKVPLPAHPQRIGIISSPTGAVIRDIISVFRRRAPQVQLTLIPTAVQGREATAQIVRALKLADARGFDALILARGGGSLEDLWCFNEEAVARAVDACVTPIVSAVGHETDVSISDFVADVRAPTPSAAAELLAPDSSHLIRQVESLHRRLVMRMRDRLMRDRLRLEGMARRLRHPGERLRQQAQRLDDLDMRLRRAFERQLNTRRERLIRLETRLAGQHPGRQLAMLRQRLDSLAERLPRAMREGLKNRRLQLHSQMQTLHVVSPLATLGRGYSILLDERGQAIRNAAQTHNGQRLKAKLGEGELQVRVEDNHLTPVTLSLLD, translated from the coding sequence ATGATTAAAGATCCCTTTGCAAGACTTGGCCTGGACCGTGAAGTCCTGACCGTCAGCCAGCTCAACGGCCGCGCGCGGGTGTTGCTCGAAGACGTGTTCAGCAACATCTGGGTCGAAGGCGAAATCTCCAACCTCGCCCGCCCGGCGTCCGGCCACGTGTATTTCACCCTCAAGGACAGCGGTGCGCAGGTGCGTTGCGCGCTGTTTCGCAATAATGCGGCACGGGTGCGTCAGGCGCTGAAGGACGGCTTGGCCGTGAAAGTGCGCGGCAAGGTCTCGCTGTTCGAAGGGCGCGGCGACTATCAGCTGATTCTCGACACCGTGGAGCCGGCCGGCGACGGCGCGCTGCGCCTGGCCTTCGATGCGCTGAAAGAAAAACTCAGCGCCGAAGGCCTGTTCAGCGCCGAACGCAAAGTGCCGCTGCCGGCGCATCCGCAACGCATCGGCATCATCAGTTCGCCGACCGGCGCGGTGATTCGCGACATCATCAGCGTGTTCCGCCGCCGGGCGCCGCAGGTGCAACTGACGCTGATTCCGACCGCCGTGCAGGGGCGCGAAGCCACCGCGCAAATCGTCCGCGCGCTGAAACTGGCCGACGCCCGTGGTTTCGACGCGCTGATCCTCGCCCGCGGCGGTGGTTCGCTGGAAGACCTCTGGTGCTTCAACGAAGAAGCCGTGGCCCGCGCGGTCGATGCCTGCGTGACGCCGATCGTCAGCGCGGTCGGGCACGAAACCGACGTGTCGATCAGTGATTTCGTGGCTGACGTGCGCGCCCCAACGCCCTCCGCTGCCGCCGAATTGCTGGCCCCGGATTCGAGTCACCTGATCCGTCAGGTCGAAAGCCTGCACCGACGTCTGGTGATGCGCATGCGCGACCGTTTGATGCGCGATCGCCTGCGCCTCGAAGGCATGGCCCGCCGTCTGCGTCATCCCGGCGAACGCCTGCGTCAGCAAGCGCAACGCCTGGATGACCTGGACATGCGCCTGCGCCGGGCGTTCGAGCGCCAGCTCAATACCCGCCGCGAACGCCTGATCCGTCTGGAAACCCGCCTCGCCGGGCAACACCCGGGACGCCAACTGGCGATGCTGCGCCAACGCCTCGACAGCCTCGCCGAACGCCTGCCGCGAGCCATGCGCGAAGGCCTGAAAAACCGTCGCCTGCAACTGCACAGCCAGATGCAGACGCTGCATGTGGTCAGTCCGCTGGCGACGCTTGGCCGCGGTTACAGCATTCTGCTGGATGAACGTGGCCAGGCGATCCGCAACGCCGCGCAGACCCACAACGGGCAGCGCCTGAAGGCCAAACTCGGCGAAGGCGAACTGCAAGTGCGCGTCGAGGACAACCACCTGACGCCTGTCACCCTCTCTTTACTGGACTGA
- the guaB gene encoding IMP dehydrogenase: MLRISQEALTFDDILLVPGYSEVLPNEVSLKTRLTRGIELNIPLVSAAMDTVTEARLAIAMAQEGGIGIIHKNMTIEQQAAEVRKVKKFEAGVVKDPITIEADATVRDLFELTRMHNISGVPVLHDGDLVGIVTSRDVRFETRLEATVREVMTPKERLVTVREGANKNEVRELLHKHRLEKVLIVDDKFALKGMMTVKDIEKAKAYPLASKDDQGRLRVGAAVGTGKDTGDRVAALVNAGVDVVVVDTAHGHSKGVIDRVRWVKENFPEVQVIGGNIATGAAAKALAEAGADAVKVGIGPGSICTTRIVAGVGVPQISAIANVAAALEGTGVPLIADGGIRFSGDLSKAIVAGASCVMMGSMFAGTEEAPGEIELFQGRSYKAYRGMGSLGAMSQAQGSSDRYFQDSSAGAEKLVPEGIEGRVPYKGTLTAIIHQLMGGLRSSMGYTGSADIEEMRTKPEFVRITGAGMAESHVHDVQITKEAPNYRVG; the protein is encoded by the coding sequence ATGCTGCGTATCAGCCAAGAAGCTCTGACATTCGACGACATTCTCCTAGTGCCCGGTTATTCCGAGGTGCTTCCTAACGAAGTCAGTCTCAAGACCCGCCTTACCCGTGGCATCGAGCTGAATATTCCTCTGGTTTCTGCCGCCATGGACACCGTCACTGAAGCCCGTCTGGCAATCGCCATGGCTCAGGAAGGTGGTATCGGTATCATCCACAAGAACATGACCATCGAGCAGCAAGCTGCCGAAGTGCGTAAGGTCAAGAAGTTCGAAGCCGGCGTCGTCAAGGATCCGATCACCATCGAGGCTGATGCCACGGTACGTGATCTGTTCGAACTGACCCGCATGCACAACATCTCCGGCGTTCCGGTGCTGCACGATGGCGACCTGGTCGGCATCGTCACTTCCCGTGACGTACGCTTCGAAACTCGTCTGGAAGCCACTGTACGTGAAGTGATGACGCCTAAAGAGCGTCTGGTCACCGTCCGTGAAGGCGCCAACAAGAACGAAGTCCGCGAGCTGCTGCACAAGCACCGTCTGGAAAAAGTTCTGATCGTCGATGACAAGTTTGCCCTCAAAGGCATGATGACCGTCAAAGACATCGAAAAAGCCAAAGCCTACCCGCTGGCCAGCAAGGACGATCAAGGTCGTCTGCGCGTTGGCGCAGCTGTCGGTACCGGTAAAGACACCGGTGACCGCGTTGCTGCGCTGGTCAACGCCGGTGTGGACGTGGTGGTGGTCGACACCGCACACGGTCACTCCAAAGGTGTGATCGACCGCGTTCGCTGGGTCAAAGAGAATTTCCCTGAAGTGCAGGTGATCGGCGGCAACATCGCCACCGGCGCTGCCGCCAAGGCTCTGGCCGAAGCTGGCGCCGACGCAGTCAAGGTCGGTATCGGCCCTGGCTCGATCTGCACCACCCGTATCGTCGCCGGTGTTGGTGTGCCGCAAATCAGTGCCATCGCCAACGTCGCCGCTGCCCTTGAAGGCACTGGCGTGCCGTTGATCGCCGACGGCGGCATCCGGTTCTCCGGTGACCTGTCCAAGGCCATCGTGGCCGGTGCATCCTGCGTGATGATGGGCTCGATGTTCGCCGGTACTGAAGAAGCGCCGGGCGAGATCGAACTGTTCCAGGGCCGTTCGTACAAGGCTTATCGCGGCATGGGTTCGCTGGGCGCCATGTCCCAGGCTCAAGGTTCCTCCGACCGTTACTTCCAGGACTCCTCGGCAGGCGCCGAGAAACTGGTTCCGGAAGGGATCGAAGGCCGTGTGCCGTACAAAGGCACCCTGACCGCGATCATCCACCAGTTGATGGGCGGTCTGCGTTCCTCGATGGGTTACACCGGCAGCGCCGACATCGAAGAAATGCGCACCAAGCCGGAGTTCGTGCGGATCACCGGTGCCGGTATGGCCGAATCCCACGTTCACGACGTGCAGATCACCAAGGAAGCGCCAAACTACCGCGTAGGTTGA
- a CDS encoding amidohydrolase, whose amino-acid sequence MRDLSALPDLHLALIQTSLAWHDRQANLEHFDVLLEQARGADLIILPEMFTTGFSMESETLAEAEHGPTSKWMKAQAAKLNAVITGSVIIQAADGSHRNRLLWARPDGEVWHYDKRHLFRMAGEHHHYTPGERQVQFELKGWRIRPLICYDLRFPVWSRDAHDTDLLLYTANWPGARRLHWNRLLPARAIENLCYVAAVNRIGTDGKGFAYTGDSQVLDFQGETLLAAGEADGVFKVVLEAAPLAAYRERFPANLDADTFEFT is encoded by the coding sequence ATGCGTGATCTGAGTGCACTGCCCGATCTTCACCTGGCGCTGATCCAGACCAGCCTGGCCTGGCACGACCGTCAGGCCAACCTTGAGCACTTCGACGTGCTGCTGGAGCAGGCCCGCGGCGCAGACCTGATCATCCTGCCGGAGATGTTCACCACCGGCTTCTCCATGGAATCGGAAACCCTCGCCGAAGCCGAGCATGGCCCGACCAGCAAATGGATGAAGGCGCAGGCCGCGAAGCTCAATGCGGTGATCACCGGCAGCGTGATCATTCAGGCGGCGGACGGTAGCCATCGCAACCGCCTGCTGTGGGCGCGGCCGGACGGCGAAGTCTGGCATTACGACAAGCGCCACCTGTTTCGCATGGCTGGCGAACACCATCACTACACGCCCGGCGAGCGCCAGGTGCAGTTCGAACTCAAGGGTTGGCGCATCCGGCCGCTGATTTGCTACGACCTGCGGTTCCCGGTGTGGAGTCGCGACGCGCACGACACCGATCTGCTGCTGTACACCGCCAACTGGCCGGGCGCACGGCGGCTGCACTGGAACCGCTTGTTGCCGGCGCGGGCGATTGAAAACCTGTGCTATGTGGCGGCGGTGAATCGCATTGGCACCGACGGCAAGGGCTTCGCCTATACCGGCGACAGTCAGGTGCTGGATTTTCAGGGTGAAACGTTGCTGGCGGCGGGGGAGGCGGACGGCGTGTTCAAGGTCGTGCTGGAAGCCGCGCCACTGGCGGCGTATCGCGAGCGCTTTCCGGCGAATCTGGATGCGGATACCTTCGAGTTCACTTGA